In the Lascolabacillus massiliensis genome, one interval contains:
- a CDS encoding efflux RND transporter periplasmic adaptor subunit: MKTYYIFIIISIFVASFIGCGNNSHEHDHIHHVNEYLHLTSYTPEFEVYVTASPLIAGEEAHVMAHITLLEDFKPMNQGRVTVKLNMGSETVSQTLESPTHEGIYEFEIIPAEAGTGILSFEIESYGTTTVVSMEPVEVHADIHEAEHEHAEAHSEGENIAASGNSVNFSKEQSWKIDFSTELVKEETIGQIIRSAGQIRNRPENVHVVSSSMGGVIQFTGSSLFAGTQVNSGQSLFTIDGSSMAENNLSVRIAEAESEYNRAKAEYERKELLAAERIASESELNQAMAEFKRAEANYNNLSRNFKAGSQQVSSPISGYINELLVKNGQFVNAGEPVMTISRNNRLIIQTELQSRYYDQLDNINSANFRILNSDKIFSLDKIAAGNILYSRSVDLNNPLITLTIQLDKGEDLLPGSMVDLYLKTDGNMSVITVPNESIVEEMGNYFVFVQQTPELFEKRPVLIGVNDGRRTEIKEGVLAGERVIAKGAVLVKLSQSAGAIDVHSGHVH; the protein is encoded by the coding sequence ATGAAAACATATTATATTTTTATTATTATATCAATTTTCGTGGCTTCATTTATTGGCTGCGGGAACAACAGTCATGAACATGATCATATTCATCACGTGAATGAGTATCTCCATCTGACATCATACACACCTGAATTTGAGGTGTATGTGACTGCCTCACCTCTTATTGCCGGTGAAGAGGCGCATGTTATGGCACATATAACCTTGCTGGAGGATTTTAAACCGATGAATCAAGGGAGGGTGACTGTGAAACTAAACATGGGAAGTGAAACAGTATCACAAACACTTGAAAGTCCAACTCATGAAGGAATATATGAGTTTGAAATTATACCGGCAGAAGCTGGAACAGGCATACTCTCCTTTGAGATTGAATCGTATGGTACAACAACAGTGGTGTCTATGGAGCCTGTTGAGGTACATGCTGATATTCACGAGGCGGAGCATGAACATGCTGAAGCACACTCAGAAGGAGAAAACATTGCTGCCAGTGGAAACAGTGTAAACTTTTCGAAGGAGCAGAGCTGGAAAATAGATTTCTCAACAGAGTTGGTTAAAGAGGAGACCATTGGTCAAATTATCCGTTCAGCAGGTCAAATAAGAAATAGACCGGAAAATGTACATGTAGTCTCTTCCTCAATGGGAGGTGTAATTCAGTTTACGGGAAGCAGCCTGTTTGCCGGGACTCAAGTGAATTCGGGACAATCACTTTTTACAATAGATGGTAGTTCAATGGCTGAAAACAACCTCTCTGTTCGCATTGCTGAAGCTGAAAGTGAGTACAATAGAGCAAAAGCAGAATATGAAAGAAAAGAGTTACTGGCTGCAGAACGTATCGCTTCGGAAAGTGAGCTGAATCAGGCCATGGCTGAGTTTAAACGTGCAGAAGCGAATTACAATAACCTTAGTAGAAACTTCAAAGCTGGCAGTCAGCAAGTCTCCTCCCCTATTTCGGGATACATAAATGAACTACTGGTAAAGAATGGTCAGTTTGTGAATGCAGGTGAACCTGTTATGACAATATCGAGGAATAACAGACTTATCATTCAAACTGAATTACAGTCTAGATATTATGACCAGCTTGATAATATCAATTCTGCGAACTTCAGGATATTAAATAGTGATAAGATATTCTCACTTGATAAAATTGCTGCAGGTAACATACTATATAGCAGATCGGTTGATCTCAATAATCCACTTATTACGTTAACCATTCAGCTTGATAAAGGGGAAGATTTGCTACCTGGCAGTATGGTTGATCTCTATCTGAAAACAGATGGGAATATGAGCGTGATAACTGTACCTAACGAATCAATTGTGGAGGAGATGGGTAATTACTTCGTTTTTGTTCAACAGACACCGGAATTGTTTGAGAAGCGCCCCGTTTTGATTGGTGTTAATGATGGTAGAAGAACAGAAATCAAAGAGGGAGTTTTGGCAGGAGAAAGAGTAATAGCCAAAGGTGCTGTATTGGTGAAATTATCACAATCGGCAGGTGCAATCGATGTCCATTCGGGTCATGTTCATTAA
- a CDS encoding efflux RND transporter permease subunit — protein MLNKIIHFSLNNRLFILLAAILLIVGGLYISQDMEVDVFPDLTAPTVVVMTDAQGMSAEEVERLVTFHIETAMNGATDVRRVRSTSAQGSSFVWVEFDWGADIYKTRQVVSEKLVTLGDVLPEGVIPVLAPQSSVMGEILFIGMQSDSTSQMELRTLAEWVVKPAILATGGVSQVTIIGGDYKQYQILADPQLMNLYGVTMEELTKAGASMSSNSNGGVLRDYGNEYALRGIARTNSIDELKNTYIKTVNGSPILLSDVAELKIGSAVKMGHASMNGKPAVIISVSKQPHINTLAVTENIERNLEEIRKTFPADVKMDSEIFRQADFIEASVNNVGKALLEGALFVIIVLFLFLGSGRTTIISVVAIPLSLLGTIIVLHYLGMNINTMTLGGMAIAIGSLVDDAVIDVENVYKRLRQNYRLPETERKPVLDVVFNASVEIRASILNATFIIIASFVPLFFLSGMEGRMLKPLGIAYLVSLTMSLIIAMTVTPLMCRLLLTNEKYLEKKQKDNWLTRRLSSAYKRTLSIALNNKRKVLYPAFALFIIALGLFFTLGQSFLPEFNEGSLVITAVTKPGISLDENNKLGNLIESELLDIPEVTSTARRTGRGELDEHAQSANSAEIEVNFDLIDRSRKDFLADVRSRLANIPGVVTSVGQPLGHRIDHMLSGTQANIAIKIFGSDLSSLFMMGNQIKNSIQEIEGVVDVAVEQQTEVPQLQLRANRLMLAKYGITIDDFNRFINLAFPGEKLADIYEGERSFDLVIKLNDNYTTNIEQVKSALIDTGFGGKVPIEEVAEIVSVGGPNSISRENVQRKIVVSANVSSGYDLNGAVNMIRNRINSEITLPEGYRIEYGGQFENASKASRTLFITSTLAILVIFLLLFGEFKDLTLSGIILINLPLALIGGVFALLLTSGTVSIPSIIGFITLFGIATRNGILLVSRYEHMRQDGENLHDTVLKGSADRLNPILMTAITSALALIPLVFQGDKPGNEIQSPMAVVVLGGLITSTLLNIYIIPIVYEVIQKRRSRKINKLIVKKVK, from the coding sequence ATGCTAAATAAAATTATACACTTCTCTCTTAATAACAGGCTCTTTATTCTGCTTGCAGCAATTCTGCTTATAGTTGGGGGACTATATATTTCTCAGGATATGGAGGTTGATGTATTTCCTGATCTCACTGCCCCTACCGTTGTGGTTATGACCGATGCTCAGGGTATGTCGGCCGAAGAGGTGGAACGTCTGGTTACCTTTCATATAGAGACAGCAATGAATGGCGCTACTGATGTAAGGCGAGTAAGATCAACATCAGCACAGGGTTCATCATTTGTATGGGTGGAGTTCGACTGGGGTGCTGATATATATAAAACGCGACAGGTAGTGAGTGAGAAGCTTGTAACACTTGGAGATGTTTTGCCTGAAGGTGTAATCCCGGTTCTTGCTCCTCAATCTAGTGTTATGGGTGAGATACTTTTTATAGGTATGCAGAGCGACAGCACTTCGCAAATGGAACTGCGCACACTAGCCGAGTGGGTTGTTAAGCCTGCTATCCTGGCAACAGGTGGTGTTTCGCAGGTTACCATTATTGGAGGTGATTACAAACAATATCAGATACTTGCAGATCCTCAACTGATGAATTTGTATGGTGTTACAATGGAAGAACTCACTAAAGCCGGTGCTTCAATGAGCAGTAACTCAAACGGTGGGGTTCTGAGGGATTATGGCAATGAGTATGCTTTAAGAGGTATAGCCCGCACAAACAGTATAGATGAGTTAAAAAACACTTATATTAAGACTGTGAATGGTAGTCCCATTTTGCTATCTGATGTTGCTGAACTGAAAATTGGAAGTGCTGTAAAGATGGGACATGCATCTATGAATGGCAAGCCTGCAGTAATAATATCAGTATCAAAACAACCTCATATAAATACTCTTGCGGTTACTGAAAATATTGAGCGGAATCTAGAAGAGATAAGAAAAACATTCCCTGCAGATGTGAAGATGGACAGTGAGATTTTCCGTCAGGCTGATTTTATTGAAGCTTCGGTAAACAATGTGGGCAAAGCGCTTTTAGAGGGTGCGCTGTTTGTGATAATTGTACTCTTCCTCTTCCTTGGAAGTGGTAGAACTACAATAATATCTGTTGTTGCTATTCCATTATCGCTTCTGGGAACCATAATTGTACTTCACTATTTGGGAATGAACATCAACACTATGACACTTGGTGGAATGGCTATAGCAATTGGTTCTCTGGTGGATGATGCAGTAATCGATGTGGAGAATGTGTATAAACGATTGCGTCAGAATTATAGATTGCCTGAAACTGAACGCAAACCTGTGCTTGATGTGGTTTTTAACGCATCAGTAGAGATTCGTGCTTCCATACTCAATGCAACATTTATAATTATTGCATCATTTGTGCCGCTATTCTTCCTTTCAGGAATGGAGGGCCGAATGCTGAAACCACTTGGCATTGCATATTTAGTTTCTCTCACGATGTCTCTCATTATAGCTATGACCGTGACGCCATTGATGTGCAGGTTACTGTTGACAAATGAAAAATATCTCGAGAAAAAACAGAAAGACAACTGGCTTACCCGCAGATTATCATCGGCATATAAAAGAACTCTCTCCATTGCACTGAATAATAAAAGAAAGGTACTTTATCCAGCATTTGCACTGTTTATTATAGCTTTAGGTTTATTCTTCACACTTGGACAGAGCTTCCTCCCGGAATTTAATGAGGGCTCGCTGGTAATTACTGCAGTTACCAAACCTGGAATTTCTCTGGATGAAAACAATAAACTTGGCAATCTGATAGAATCAGAACTGCTCGATATTCCAGAAGTTACCAGCACAGCCAGGAGAACAGGTCGCGGTGAGCTTGACGAACATGCACAGTCGGCAAACAGTGCTGAGATTGAGGTTAACTTTGACCTGATAGATAGAAGCAGGAAAGATTTTTTAGCAGATGTTCGCTCCAGACTTGCTAACATTCCTGGAGTAGTAACATCTGTTGGTCAGCCCCTGGGACATAGAATTGACCACATGCTGTCAGGTACTCAGGCAAATATCGCGATAAAGATTTTTGGATCCGATCTTAGCTCACTATTCATGATGGGCAATCAGATAAAGAATTCAATTCAGGAAATTGAAGGTGTTGTGGATGTGGCAGTTGAACAACAAACAGAGGTTCCTCAGCTGCAGTTAAGAGCCAACCGGCTTATGCTGGCAAAATATGGAATAACGATAGATGATTTCAACCGATTCATAAATCTTGCTTTCCCCGGTGAGAAACTTGCCGATATTTACGAGGGAGAGCGAAGCTTTGATCTGGTAATCAAGCTCAACGACAATTATACAACTAATATAGAGCAGGTAAAATCTGCACTTATTGATACAGGTTTTGGCGGAAAAGTACCAATTGAAGAGGTTGCCGAGATTGTATCTGTTGGAGGACCAAACAGTATTAGTCGCGAGAATGTGCAGCGTAAGATAGTTGTTTCGGCAAATGTTTCATCAGGATATGACCTGAATGGTGCGGTTAATATGATCAGAAACAGGATAAACAGTGAGATTACACTACCTGAAGGTTACAGAATAGAGTACGGGGGACAGTTTGAGAATGCATCAAAGGCATCGCGTACACTTTTCATAACCTCAACACTTGCAATTTTGGTTATATTCCTGCTATTGTTTGGTGAATTCAAGGATCTGACACTTTCAGGCATCATTTTAATTAATCTGCCTCTTGCCCTTATTGGTGGCGTTTTTGCGCTATTGTTAACGTCAGGTACCGTAAGCATTCCCTCAATCATAGGATTTATAACACTTTTTGGAATTGCAACCCGCAATGGGATTCTGCTCGTTTCCCGATATGAGCATATGAGGCAGGATGGTGAAAATCTTCACGACACAGTATTAAAAGGTTCAGCTGACAGACTAAATCCTATCCTTATGACTGCAATAACTTCTGCCTTGGCTCTTATACCACTTGTATTTCAAGGAGATAAGCCGGGCAATGAAATACAGAGTCCTATGGCTGTAGTTGTTTTGGGTGGATTAATTACTTCCACTTTGCTTAATATTTATATAATTCCAATTGTATATGAGGTAATTCAGAAAAGAAGATCGAGGAAAATAAATAAGTTGATAGTTAAGAAGGTGAAATAA
- a CDS encoding ComEC/Rec2 family competence protein yields MVKGNPCSLKLSVICSIFLVLFTYSELHAQVGSTLPAWSEGYLDIHHINTGKGESSFFIFPDGTTMLVDAGSSSRVRPPRPNPQPNASRMPGEWISRYILQMMEGQPVKKIDYILLTHFHSDHMGDLQYPGVTDSKNGPYKVTGITQVGDLVKFSKIVDRGWDFLTPKDDYFENYRNFVDWQVQNNGIVYEKLRVGYNDQLTMVNRPDKYNNFEIRNIAANGVIWTGFSTNVRNHFPSLESLTPQEYPSENINSIAFRLSYGRFDYFNGGDISTAEPYDWRDIETPIGLVTGPVDVCIANHHAYLNAMGDSFLKATRPRVHIIQASCPTHPSSNALLGMLSTELYPGPRDVFATYIMDEAQVVIGPTIDKLKSQRGHIVVRVSPGGDTYMIYILDDSSEEYKVIAVHGPYNSN; encoded by the coding sequence ATGGTAAAAGGAAATCCTTGCTCATTGAAATTATCTGTTATCTGTTCCATTTTTTTAGTGCTGTTTACCTATAGTGAGTTACATGCACAGGTAGGAAGTACTTTACCCGCCTGGTCTGAAGGTTATCTGGATATACATCATATTAATACAGGCAAAGGTGAATCATCATTTTTCATTTTCCCTGATGGAACAACTATGCTGGTTGATGCCGGTTCCTCTTCACGTGTAAGACCACCAAGACCAAATCCACAGCCAAACGCAAGCAGGATGCCGGGAGAATGGATATCCAGATATATTCTTCAAATGATGGAAGGACAACCGGTAAAGAAAATTGATTACATACTTCTAACCCATTTTCATAGCGACCATATGGGAGATCTTCAGTATCCCGGGGTAACAGACTCTAAAAATGGACCATACAAAGTGACAGGAATCACCCAAGTTGGTGATCTTGTTAAATTTTCAAAGATAGTAGACCGTGGGTGGGATTTTCTTACTCCTAAAGATGATTACTTTGAAAACTACAGGAATTTTGTAGATTGGCAGGTACAGAATAATGGAATAGTATATGAAAAATTGCGTGTTGGTTACAATGACCAGCTGACTATGGTAAACAGACCTGACAAATACAATAATTTTGAGATACGTAATATAGCAGCAAACGGTGTTATTTGGACAGGATTTTCTACAAATGTCAGAAATCATTTTCCATCACTTGAGAGTTTGACACCGCAGGAATATCCTTCTGAGAATATAAACAGCATTGCTTTCAGGCTATCTTATGGAAGGTTCGACTATTTCAATGGGGGAGATATCTCTACTGCAGAACCTTATGACTGGAGGGATATAGAAACTCCTATAGGTTTGGTTACAGGTCCTGTTGATGTCTGTATCGCAAACCATCATGCATATCTTAATGCAATGGGAGATTCTTTCCTGAAGGCTACCCGCCCCAGGGTTCATATTATCCAGGCCTCCTGTCCAACTCACCCTTCATCAAATGCACTATTAGGGATGTTGTCAACAGAGTTATATCCTGGTCCCCGCGATGTTTTTGCAACATATATTATGGATGAAGCACAGGTAGTGATTGGTCCTACAATTGACAAGCTGAAAAGTCAGCGGGGACATATTGTAGTAAGGGTAAGTCCGGGTGGCGATACCTACATGATATATATATTGGATGACTCATCTGAAGAGTACAAGGTTATAGCAGTTCATGGACCGTATAACTCCAATTGA
- a CDS encoding winged helix-turn-helix domain-containing protein produces MLKELNPLIHSQLRLAIMTLLVSVEEADFSYLKEKTNATSGNISVQLDKLSSAGYIKITKEFVGKKTRTTCRLTEEGKLAMEEYIENLKSYLNL; encoded by the coding sequence ATGCTGAAAGAACTAAACCCGCTTATACATTCCCAACTCCGACTGGCTATCATGACTCTGCTTGTTTCGGTAGAGGAGGCTGATTTCAGTTATCTGAAAGAAAAGACAAATGCTACATCAGGAAATATAAGTGTACAGCTGGATAAACTAAGCAGTGCCGGATATATTAAGATAACCAAAGAGTTCGTGGGAAAAAAGACTCGTACTACATGTAGGTTGACTGAGGAAGGAAAACTGGCAATGGAAGAGTATATTGAGAATTTAAAATCATATTTGAATTTATAG
- a CDS encoding helix-turn-helix domain-containing protein has product MDVITIESKAFKELEEKINAIADYIFNKQEAENINEDEIWVDSYEVCTFLKISAKTLQRLRVAGTITYSNIRGRYFYKIGEIKRMLEERLIRSNTECLKDLVTNHKFYVKERRNLRKNK; this is encoded by the coding sequence ATGGATGTTATTACAATAGAATCGAAAGCATTTAAGGAACTGGAAGAAAAGATTAATGCTATTGCTGATTATATATTTAATAAGCAGGAAGCAGAAAATATCAACGAAGATGAAATATGGGTAGACAGTTACGAAGTCTGCACATTCCTGAAAATAAGCGCAAAAACATTACAAAGGCTACGAGTGGCAGGAACAATCACCTACTCCAATATTAGAGGGCGATATTTTTATAAAATCGGAGAGATAAAGCGAATGTTAGAAGAGCGGTTGATCAGAAGTAATACAGAATGTTTAAAAGACTTGGTAACAAATCATAAGTTTTATGTTAAGGAAAGAAGAAATCTTAGAAAGAACAAGTAA
- a CDS encoding dihydrofolate reductase family protein — MGGRTYHELSCMDILWPYKDKKTFVVSHKAIDTKENIEFITDNIIERISDLKNRSSQDIWLAGGGELITMCINAGLVDEMQICYIPVILGSGIPLFPSNPKESNWELRENIAYASGIIKLSYRLLR; from the coding sequence ATGGGAGGAAGAACTTATCATGAATTATCATGCATGGATATTTTATGGCCATACAAGGATAAGAAAACTTTTGTGGTATCTCATAAAGCGATAGATACAAAAGAAAACATAGAGTTTATAACAGATAATATTATCGAACGAATATCTGATCTCAAAAATAGAAGCAGTCAGGATATTTGGCTAGCTGGTGGTGGAGAATTAATCACCATGTGCATAAATGCAGGCTTGGTTGATGAGATGCAAATCTGCTACATCCCCGTAATTTTAGGTTCAGGCATTCCATTGTTTCCCAGCAACCCCAAAGAATCTAATTGGGAATTGAGAGAAAATATTGCCTACGCTTCCGGCATTATAAAATTGAGTTATAGACTATTGAGATAA
- the abc-f gene encoding ribosomal protection-like ABC-F family protein: MSIIVSDVSYHYFNQHTLFESVSFSVSRGGKVSLIGNNGVGKSTLLKLLAGELMPSFGNIRTESKPYYVPQQINIKEQTIAEALGVSEKLNALNAIFGGASEQVYYDTLNDDWEVENRCRQALEYWGLEGIELDSSISLLSGGEKTKVLLAGLALHKPEIVLLDEPTNHLDLSARKILYEYIQNTKTTVVVVSHDVSLLNLLDTTYELSPKGIRLYGGNYDFYREQKEIEDRSLEQQIDAEQTALRVARKKAQEVRERQEKRTSQGERSKQKGGIARIVMNARGNLAENSSAKLREKHSNIIDNTRQRLSALRDRQLQNTELKIDFEDTKLHNGKILISAHELNFGYVKDKFLWQSPIDIEIRSGDRIHIRGNNGCGKTTFLKLLLGELSPIQGKVIRSDFSYVYLDQEYEQVNQPLTVLELAEQYNKDNLADYEIKIRLNRALFPLESWNKNCQTLSGGERMRLYLCCLMISNHIPDIFVLDEPTNNLDLSSLSILMETIKNYRGTVLIISHDEYFINEIGVTNSIQL, encoded by the coding sequence ATGAGTATTATCGTCAGTGATGTTTCTTATCACTATTTCAATCAACATACACTATTCGAGTCTGTAAGTTTTTCTGTTTCACGTGGCGGGAAAGTATCTCTTATTGGCAATAACGGAGTAGGAAAATCAACCCTACTAAAGTTGTTGGCAGGAGAACTTATGCCTTCTTTCGGTAATATCCGAACAGAATCCAAGCCTTACTATGTTCCCCAGCAGATAAACATCAAAGAGCAGACTATTGCCGAAGCTCTCGGAGTATCAGAAAAACTAAATGCTCTCAACGCAATTTTTGGAGGAGCTTCTGAACAGGTTTACTATGACACTCTAAACGATGATTGGGAGGTAGAAAACAGATGTCGTCAAGCTTTAGAATACTGGGGATTAGAAGGCATCGAACTTGATTCATCTATCTCATTATTAAGCGGAGGAGAAAAAACGAAAGTTCTATTGGCGGGATTGGCTCTGCATAAGCCGGAGATTGTTTTACTCGATGAACCAACCAACCATCTTGACCTGTCTGCTCGGAAAATATTATATGAATACATCCAGAACACAAAAACTACAGTTGTAGTTGTCAGTCATGATGTTAGCCTGTTAAATCTTTTAGATACAACATACGAGTTGTCTCCAAAAGGAATTAGGCTATATGGAGGGAATTATGATTTTTACAGAGAACAAAAAGAGATAGAAGATCGGTCTTTAGAACAGCAAATTGATGCAGAACAAACTGCCCTTCGGGTAGCTCGAAAAAAAGCACAGGAAGTTCGAGAACGACAAGAAAAACGTACCTCGCAAGGTGAACGAAGCAAACAAAAAGGTGGTATTGCTCGAATCGTTATGAATGCTCGTGGTAATTTAGCAGAAAACAGTTCTGCCAAATTGAGAGAAAAGCATTCAAATATTATTGACAATACCAGACAACGCCTATCTGCATTACGGGATCGCCAGCTACAAAACACAGAATTGAAAATAGATTTTGAGGACACGAAACTACATAACGGGAAAATTCTAATCTCTGCCCACGAACTCAATTTCGGATATGTGAAAGATAAATTTCTTTGGCAATCTCCTATCGATATTGAAATAAGGAGTGGTGATCGAATTCACATTCGAGGGAATAACGGCTGTGGTAAAACAACTTTTCTGAAATTATTGCTTGGAGAATTATCTCCAATACAAGGCAAAGTTATCAGATCTGATTTTTCGTATGTCTATCTCGATCAAGAATATGAGCAGGTAAACCAACCTCTCACTGTATTGGAATTAGCAGAGCAGTATAATAAAGACAATTTGGCAGACTATGAAATTAAAATCCGATTAAACCGAGCTTTATTTCCACTGGAATCGTGGAATAAAAATTGTCAAACGTTAAGCGGAGGCGAACGTATGCGGCTTTATCTCTGTTGTTTAATGATATCAAATCACATTCCTGACATTTTTGTTTTAGATGAGCCTACAAATAATCTTGATTTATCAAGCTTGTCGATTTTGATGGAAACAATCAAGAATTATCGGGGAACAGTCTTGATTATTTCACACGATGAATATTTCATCAACGAAATAGGAGTAACAAATAGTATTCAACTATAA
- a CDS encoding RteC domain-containing protein produces MIRKIENISKQIEDQIQIKELEVSNIIRDVPPIILILERGFVEMKSLVLSENFKTNSDEIHFFKETKPKLFSKLIYYKKIHNIELNKPVCGFDTIKEYLEKEQENINFFYHKNNDFIQYYRLGKTILDEYYFVRNRREMGLNLESFYFERDPNFSTNYDFKVAKLLANDMLAAYLESELTRLKQREELFDKNSLTNTKHTWTDTKSALVELIYAVHAEQSVNSGNIDLKVLALVFEKIFNIELGDIYRIFLEIRGRKGERTTYLNRLVVALNKRMNDADSR; encoded by the coding sequence ATGATTAGAAAAATAGAAAATATATCAAAACAGATAGAAGATCAGATACAAATAAAGGAACTGGAAGTATCCAATATAATACGTGATGTACCTCCTATAATTCTGATATTAGAGAGAGGATTCGTGGAAATGAAGTCTTTAGTTTTAAGTGAAAACTTCAAAACTAATTCTGATGAAATCCATTTTTTCAAAGAAACAAAACCAAAGTTATTCTCCAAATTAATTTACTACAAAAAGATACACAATATCGAATTAAACAAGCCTGTATGTGGTTTTGATACAATCAAAGAATATTTGGAAAAGGAACAAGAGAACATTAACTTCTTTTACCACAAAAACAATGATTTTATTCAATACTACCGACTTGGGAAAACAATTTTGGATGAATATTACTTTGTAAGGAATCGGCGGGAAATGGGTTTAAATTTGGAATCTTTTTATTTTGAAAGAGATCCCAATTTTTCCACTAATTACGATTTCAAAGTCGCTAAACTTCTTGCGAATGATATGTTGGCAGCCTATCTGGAATCAGAGTTGACAAGATTGAAACAAAGAGAAGAACTCTTTGACAAAAATTCGCTTACTAACACCAAACATACTTGGACAGACACAAAATCTGCTCTGGTTGAATTAATTTATGCTGTTCATGCCGAACAGAGTGTCAATTCCGGGAATATTGACTTGAAAGTTTTAGCCTTAGTATTTGAAAAAATATTCAATATTGAATTAGGCGATATTTACCGGATATTTCTGGAGATTAGAGGACGAAAAGGAGAAAGAACGACTTATTTAAACCGTTTGGTAGTTGCTCTTAATAAACGAATGAATGATGCAGATAGCAGGTGA
- a CDS encoding helix-turn-helix domain-containing protein, protein MDVITVESKAFKELEAKINAIADYVLNKQEADNINEDEIWVDSYEVCTFLKISDKTLQRLRVSGTIAYSNIRGRYFYKIGEIKRMLEERLIKSNSECLNDLVTNHRLYVKERRNLRKNK, encoded by the coding sequence ATGGATGTCATAACAGTTGAATCAAAAGCCTTTAAGGAATTGGAGGCTAAGATTAATGCTATTGCAGATTATGTTCTTAATAAGCAAGAAGCGGATAATATAAATGAAGATGAAATCTGGGTGGATAGTTATGAGGTCTGTACATTCTTAAAAATCAGCGACAAAACATTGCAAAGACTTCGGGTATCAGGAACAATTGCTTATTCTAATATTCGAGGACGCTATTTTTATAAAATCGGCGAGATAAAACGAATGCTGGAAGAAAGGCTGATTAAAAGTAATTCGGAATGTCTAAATGACTTGGTAACAAATCACAGGCTATATGTTAAGGAAAGAAGAAATCTTAGAAAGAACAAATAA